A portion of the uncultured Bacteroides sp. genome contains these proteins:
- a CDS encoding RagB/SusD family nutrient uptake outer membrane protein → MRKYNNTLLCILLLFGLTTSCSNYFDQVPDDRLSLKEVFQTRNGAIGYLAGVYTYLPDEFNQRQIHEISLYRTPGPWTAASDEAEYVSGGNNINNNTIDATESTMVKYRWKSWFTGIHEAAVFIANIDQSPADQVSLSEKKQWKAEAKALQAIYYFYLVRTYGPVPVLKTDYAQDTPTDELQLPRSTVDECFNHIVELLDEAQSEGLLANASSDAVTGLGRIDKSIAQAFIIEALTFRASWLFNGECTYYANLANNDGAKLFPSTPDENTINANWQKVVDACEVFFSQYGSRYQLMYTDKDGNDVSDPDAADFDPYESYRRAMRTLRSEMTENKEMIFYRIDNSAGTMEYDRMPNDRRISDGNYKGGSLLGATQEQVDAYFMKNGMSPITDYKADGVTPIINEASGYKETGYSETNYTSATGQVYAPLGTRMMYVNREPRFYADITFNGQKWFAGTNGGNITDFTYSGECGKKGGVNDYSSTGYLVRKCMGAGTRNQNLVCVLMRLSNIYFDYMEALCHVNSSSNELWNYMNLIRHRAGIPMYGAGDNALSRPIDKDEVMELIRKEKRVELGFESCRYFDIRRWGLVNKYFNKPIHGMNVNGDGEAFFVRSQVVERTFERQYFFPIPQGEIDIDKNLVQNTGY, encoded by the coding sequence ATGAGAAAATATAATAATACCTTATTGTGTATCTTATTACTTTTTGGATTGACGACTTCTTGTTCTAATTACTTTGATCAAGTACCGGATGATCGCTTGTCTCTCAAGGAAGTTTTTCAGACTCGTAATGGTGCTATCGGTTATTTGGCCGGTGTCTATACTTATTTACCGGATGAGTTTAATCAACGCCAGATTCATGAAATCTCTTTATATCGTACACCTGGACCTTGGACAGCGGCTTCTGATGAAGCTGAGTATGTTTCAGGAGGAAATAATATTAATAATAATACGATTGATGCAACAGAGTCTACGATGGTAAAATATCGCTGGAAAAGTTGGTTTACAGGCATTCATGAAGCTGCTGTATTTATTGCTAATATTGATCAATCTCCTGCAGATCAAGTTAGTCTATCGGAAAAGAAACAGTGGAAAGCGGAAGCAAAAGCATTGCAAGCCATCTATTATTTTTATCTGGTTCGTACTTATGGACCGGTGCCTGTTTTAAAAACAGACTATGCGCAAGACACTCCGACGGATGAATTACAATTGCCAAGAAGTACTGTGGATGAGTGCTTCAATCATATTGTCGAATTATTAGATGAAGCCCAAAGTGAGGGGTTGTTAGCTAATGCATCGTCGGATGCTGTTACTGGATTAGGGCGTATTGACAAGTCCATAGCACAAGCTTTTATTATAGAAGCATTGACTTTCCGAGCAAGTTGGTTATTTAATGGTGAATGTACTTATTATGCAAATTTGGCGAACAATGATGGAGCGAAACTATTTCCTTCTACTCCGGATGAAAATACAATCAATGCGAATTGGCAAAAGGTAGTGGATGCATGTGAGGTCTTTTTTAGTCAATATGGTAGCCGTTATCAGCTGATGTATACTGATAAGGATGGGAATGATGTTTCCGACCCTGATGCAGCAGATTTTGATCCTTATGAATCATACCGTAGAGCAATGAGAACTCTCAGGAGTGAAATGACTGAAAATAAAGAAATGATTTTTTATCGCATAGATAATTCTGCCGGAACGATGGAATACGATCGTATGCCAAATGACCGTCGTATCAGTGATGGTAATTATAAAGGCGGTAGTTTACTTGGGGCCACTCAAGAACAGGTAGATGCTTATTTTATGAAAAATGGTATGTCGCCTATTACCGATTACAAAGCGGACGGGGTTACCCCTATTATCAATGAAGCTTCCGGGTATAAAGAAACGGGGTATAGCGAAACAAATTATACTTCGGCTACCGGCCAAGTTTATGCACCGCTAGGTACACGTATGATGTATGTGAATCGTGAACCTCGTTTCTATGCGGATATTACTTTCAATGGGCAAAAATGGTTTGCGGGAACTAATGGTGGTAATATTACAGATTTCACTTATAGTGGAGAATGTGGTAAGAAAGGTGGCGTAAATGATTATAGCAGTACTGGCTATCTTGTGCGTAAGTGCATGGGAGCTGGTACCCGTAATCAGAATTTAGTTTGTGTATTAATGCGTTTGTCTAATATTTATTTTGATTATATGGAAGCGCTTTGTCATGTAAACTCGAGCAGTAATGAACTATGGAATTATATGAACTTGATTCGTCATCGTGCAGGGATTCCAATGTATGGTGCTGGTGATAATGCCTTGTCTCGTCCAATTGATAAGGATGAGGTGATGGAATTGATAAGAAAGGAAAAGCGTGTTGAATTAGGCTTTGAAAGTTGTCGTTATTTTGATATCCGCCGTTGGGGATTGGTCAATAAATATTTTAATAAGCCTATTCATGGAATGAATGTGAATGGCGACGGAGAAGCTTTTTTTGTTCGTTCTCAAGTCGTTGAACGGACTTTTGAGCGACAATACTTTTTCCCTATACCTCAAGGGGAAATTGATATTGATAAAAATTTGGTTCAGAATACAGGTTATTAA